Sequence from the Paenibacillus riograndensis SBR5 genome:
CAAATATCTTCTTCCCTTGCGGGGTCAGCCGGAAATAACTTTCTTTTTTGTTATCATTCAATTGCATTCGCTCCACGAGTCCATCCGCGAGCAGTTTGCCGCCGATCTTGGTGATGCTGGCTTTGGACAGCTCCATCTTCCCGGCAATAGCTGTGCTGTTGATGGGCTCATGGCGCCCGATACAATCGATCACATGCACAGCAGTAATATTGTGCGGAAAGTTCCCGATCCGCTCCCTTTCGGCGATGCTGAGAAAATGATCAATTTCTGTATCCGAAAAAGATTCATAGACGTGCAGAAATCGGATGAACTGTTCATACACCTGCTGTTTGACCGCATCTGCAGATTCCATAGGTTATGGCGCTCCATTCACTAATCAGTTTTTTGTTAACCAGTAAACTATATTGGTATCTTATCATCATTGATAATGGTTATCAACCATAATGTTTCTTTTCGAAGAAGGGTCCTGTTTCTTAACTGCCTGGCTGTGCAATCCAACAAAGTATTGTATTTAAAATATTACCTTGACAGTCATAGTAATATGTCGTATTATACAGATGCGGGGGGGGTGATTAATATGAGCGAAAACAAAATTACATCCGACCTGCTGCGCGGACATACCGATACGATGATTTTACGGCTCTTATCCGAAGCTGACCGCTACGGGTACGAGATTGTCAAGCTGATTGCCGAGCGTTCGGACGGTGAGTACGAATTAAAGGAAGCCACGATGTACTCCAGCGTCCGGCGGCTTGAGGCGGACGGAGATATCGAATGGTATTGGGGCGATGAATCTCAGGGTGGACGGCGTAAATATTTTAGGATTACCGAAAAGGGCAAGGCGGCTTATGCCCGCAACAAAAGCAACTGGGAATACGCAAAGCGTGTGCTCGAAAACTTATTATAGGGAGAGTTGATATTATGTACGAGAAATTGACCAGCTATTTGAATGGTGTTTTTGCACCCTACGACGGGGTGAAAAGCGCCACCGAACTAAAGGCCGATCTGCTCTCCGATTTGCAGGAGCGCTTTCGTGAACTCAAAGCCGAGGGCAAGGACGATGAAACAGCGTTTGAGATGACCATCAGCAGCATCGGAGATATCGAGCAGACGGTACAGGAGGTCGCCAATCTCTCCCGTTCGCTGGAACGGCAGGTGGTGACAAACTTCAGCTCAAGTAACCTGTCAAAGAGCGACTTCGCCGGCGTTACCGCCCACAAGGGAAAATTTGAAGGGAGCGCGTTGCTTGGCTCTGACTTTTCGGGTGCGGACCTGACGGGCAGCTCGTTCAAGGCCAGCGATGTGCGTGAAGCCCATTTTGACGGCGCAAATCTGACAGACTGCAACTTCTTTGCTCTTGATCTGGCGGGTGCAAGCTTCCGTCAATCCATCCTTGTGCGTACCAATTTCAGCAAGTCGTGGCTGGCCGGGGCTAATTTCATTGATGCAAAGCTGACCGACGTCAACCTAACCATGTGCGACCTGAGCAAAACGATCTTTGAGAACTGTATTTTCGACGGCGTGGACTTTAAGTCTTCCAACCTGACGGGTCTGTGCCTGGACGGAATGACCTTTCTCGGCGTTAAGTTTGACAAGGCGGCGCTGAACGAGGTTTCGTTTAAAGGTGCAACGCTGAAAAATGTGTCTTTCCCGACGTCTAACCTGTCCAAGAAGTATTACCGCGCCATCAAAACCGTCTGCTTCGACGGCGCGATGATGGATAAACTGACCTACGCCGCACTCAAGGGCATGGAAGCAGACTTGTCAAAAGTTACAGTTATTTAAGGGAGGGAAAAGAAAATGCAAACCAAATCAATTCAAGTAAAAGGATTGCAAAAGTCCTACAGGCAGCTACAGGTCCTGAAGGGTGTAGACTTTGAGGTGGAAAAGGGCAGTATTTTCGCCCTGCTCGGCTCCAACGGCGCGGGCAAGACAACGGTCGTCAAAATCCTCTCTACGCTGCTCAAACCAGACAGCGGAACCGTCAGCGTAAACGGATTCGACGTTGCAGCGAAACCCGGCGATGTGCGGCAGTCGATCAGTCTGACCGGGCAGTTTGCCGCCGTGGATGAGATTTTGACCGGGCGGGAAAACCTGATCATGATTGCCAGGCTGCGGCATCTTGATCATCCGCGTCAAGTTGCGGACGATTTGCTGAGACGCTTTGGCTTAACGGACGCTGCCGACCGCAAGGCATCTGTTTATTCGGGCGGTATGCGCCGCAGGCTTGATATCGCCATGAGCCTTGTAGGAAAACCGCAGCTTATTTTCCTCGATGAGCCAACCACCGGGCTTGACCCCGAGGCACGCATTGAGGCTTGGAAGATTGTAAAGGAGCTTGCGGACGGCGGCACTACGGTATTCCTGACCACGCAGTATTTAGAGGAAGCCGAGCAGCTTGCCGACCGGATTGCCATTCTGCACGAGGGCAGGATTATCGCCAGCGGCACGCTCGCAGAACTGAAAAAGCTGTTTCCATCTGCAAAGGTGGAGTATGTTGAAAAACAACCGACACTGGAAGAAATTTTCCTCGCAATCATCGGCAAAAAGGAGGCCGTTTAAATGGAAACAACAAAAAGCCATTTTTTCAGCGACATGAGTGTGATGCTAGGACGTTCCATG
This genomic interval carries:
- a CDS encoding ABC transporter ATP-binding protein — encoded protein: MQTKSIQVKGLQKSYRQLQVLKGVDFEVEKGSIFALLGSNGAGKTTVVKILSTLLKPDSGTVSVNGFDVAAKPGDVRQSISLTGQFAAVDEILTGRENLIMIARLRHLDHPRQVADDLLRRFGLTDAADRKASVYSGGMRRRLDIAMSLVGKPQLIFLDEPTTGLDPEARIEAWKIVKELADGGTTVFLTTQYLEEAEQLADRIAILHEGRIIASGTLAELKKLFPSAKVEYVEKQPTLEEIFLAIIGKKEAV
- a CDS encoding PadR family transcriptional regulator — encoded protein: MSENKITSDLLRGHTDTMILRLLSEADRYGYEIVKLIAERSDGEYELKEATMYSSVRRLEADGDIEWYWGDESQGGRRKYFRITEKGKAAYARNKSNWEYAKRVLENLL
- a CDS encoding pentapeptide repeat-containing protein — its product is MYEKLTSYLNGVFAPYDGVKSATELKADLLSDLQERFRELKAEGKDDETAFEMTISSIGDIEQTVQEVANLSRSLERQVVTNFSSSNLSKSDFAGVTAHKGKFEGSALLGSDFSGADLTGSSFKASDVREAHFDGANLTDCNFFALDLAGASFRQSILVRTNFSKSWLAGANFIDAKLTDVNLTMCDLSKTIFENCIFDGVDFKSSNLTGLCLDGMTFLGVKFDKAALNEVSFKGATLKNVSFPTSNLSKKYYRAIKTVCFDGAMMDKLTYAALKGMEADLSKVTVI
- a CDS encoding MarR family transcriptional regulator, which codes for MESADAVKQQVYEQFIRFLHVYESFSDTEIDHFLSIAERERIGNFPHNITAVHVIDCIGRHEPINSTAIAGKMELSKASITKIGGKLLADGLVERMQLNDNKKESYFRLTPQGKKIFDLHERIHANEAERLNRFLSKYSAGELKIIGSFLKDYSAEMEVRISEGTAKR